From Toxotes jaculatrix isolate fToxJac2 chromosome 7, fToxJac2.pri, whole genome shotgun sequence:
AGATGTCACCGCTTTAATGCTTGTTTGCGGCGTAAGCAACTGGATTGCAGCCAGAGAACTGAATCCAAGAACGGAGCAAAACTGATGTCTCTCACTGGTTCATCATCCACTTATTCTGTTAACCCTCAATTTCAGGAAAAGAAACGTCCTAATTAATTTCCTCCTCACTACTGTTTTGGGATCAGCATACCAGGAAAATGAAGGTGGGCTTTCACTTTGAAGACACTAAATCACAAACAAAAAGTCATCTTCAGAGAAACCCTTATTAAGCTAAATGCCAattaacattttcaaaacatgaggcaaaataaataaataaataataaaaaaataaaattcaaaggAATCTAAAAGGCACAGCCTGATCTGGAGATTTTGTGTTGGCCACTGTCTATGTCctgttttctgcagcttcttcagCAGGTAAAGTTTTGGTTTAGCATAACTTTAAATCTAAATGTGGCTTAGTTAAACAGAGTCATATTGACCGTCTCTGACCATGTCATGTACATTACAGCTTTTGATCATGTCTTTCGTGTGTGGTTTGGTTTTCAGTGCACGTCTGCATGATGTTTGCTGCTGACAGATTAAAAACTTCATAAGAAAGCAGTTTTGGTTCTGCCACCATTCACAAGCCTGTTGTTTGTCTCAGCTCACTGGAAgccatttcctctttcttttgaATCTAAATTTAGAAAATCATCAGTAGAGCTTTGATCATCCTGTATTCTTTTAGTCTTATTTTCCTCTAGTTTATCATGTGGCACagacctttttatttttcatagtGCACATTTATGTGtcttttaaatggaaaaataatcAGCTATTTGGTTGTATGAGTTTGTACTGAGCCATTAAAGAACATCTTATAGGACGTGGGTGATCTTAAGACTATCACCTTTGTTGtgaagggaaaaataaaagcaagaaTCTCTTTGTGGAAATACAAACCTGTGAagtctctgtcttctttcttctcaCTGCTATGTCCCTGGTTTCATGAATTATGGAGCGAAAGCTGCTTCCAAGGCAAagagtaataataaaaatatcttGGTTCAGTGGCAAATTATACAGCACCGAGTCTGATTTGAGCCACGGATATCCAAAATGCAGAGCCTGTGTCCCACAGGCAGCAGTTGTCTTTCCACCCATCACAGTTAATCATTGGCAGCATGTTGATTAAATATTCTCCCaaggtttctttctttctttctttctttctttctttttttctttctcagaatGAGAAATCAATGTAAATATGCTCTTGGCTACTATAGCTTGCTATAGCCTCCTCTTTGCTTTGTGAAGTGTGTGACAGAGCGCATGAATGACAGGAATAAAGAAATCAGGCAGCTCTAGCACACTCGAACAGGCTGCTCCATTATCCTCCAAGGTGAAATTGCTGTGGGTTGGAGCAGCACGGAGGGACTCTGTGGTGGTAAATGATGTTAGTGTGCAGCTCCAGGTCACACTGTGAGTACAGTGTGCAACATGACAAATTCAAAAAAGCCCAAAAGCCCAAATCTCAGACAGACGCAGAGGACTGAATCTGTAACTGCACACACAATCATCTACACTGTTGTTTGTTCATAACTTTCCCAGCACTGTCTATGTCTGCAGAGTCTCAGTCTCTGTGTGAAAGGGGGCTATTTAGGGATGATAATGTCTAATAGTGTTGGCTTTGGCACACAGCCAGGAGTCCTCACCACAGGCTGTTCACAGCTGGTGGTAATTTCTGTGAAGGCAGTTTCACTAGAGATGAAGCATAGCAAAGTATAAAAGCTTTTGAAAATAAAGCCTAACAAAACTGAGCATCGAGTACATGAAGGACAAGTATAAATAGAACTCAAAGATTACAAAACGTTACTAGAAGGAGTTTAACAAGAGGCTGAGGAGGTAGATATTAATCTTGTGCCATACAAATGCAGATTAATTTCTATTGCATTCAAAGACAAGTTGCTGTTCAAATAAATTTTCATTATACTGATTTTGAGGCCAAGAGTACTATTGCTGCTGTGTTCAGAGGATGTGCTGCACTATGACTCTGATATTTGCACAACAGAGCAATGCTGccctcttctgtttcttctgcaTTAAAACTGTAGAAGAAGAACAAATGTAGCAAAGCTGGAGGAGGTGATTTCTGCATAATCCAAAAATAGTGTGCAATTAAAAGtcgaggaaaaaaaatctgttttcagttccTTCATGCAAATAATGTATAAGtagattaataaataaataaataaataaaaataaaaaaggaaagtaCATAATCACTAACCCTAACTGAAAAGAAAACTAGTTTTAAAACTCCTTTAAACAGGGAAGACaattcaaatacaaaaacatttgtcacttcatgatgaattttttttttttttttttttttttaatagagatGTTTTGGGTGGTTTTCACAAGAGTACATTAAGCTGCTCTATTGCCGTTTAACAGAGTTGGAGCATGTTTTACCTGAAAGACAAAACGTAGGGCAAAATGTCCCGTTAAACACCCAATCAGAGACAGCTACGAACCATTTGTTGTATTGCTGCGTTTTCAGCCAATCGGCACCGTTCTTTAATCAAATGCTGACCAATGATATTCAAGGATGTTCGCCGGTGCAGCGCGAGGAAGTGGATGATGTGTATTTTGTACACAACGGTACTGACGCCGACAAGAAGTCGTTAATTTAGTCTGTAGTCTCAGTTTAAAGCCGCAGTCAGGTGACAGGGAACCGAGCTACGAGCTGTAAAAGTTGGGCACTTGAATTGAACTTCCTCGGCGGTGTCGGTGACTCCCAGCTGTCATGTTGGCCGTGCTGTCCATCCTGACAGCCGACCTCCAGCTCTCCTAGCTGGGGTGTACATACATGGGGGACCGTATCAGCGAAAGATGGAGAATTTAACCTGGCATTATCATGGCTGCTGTGACGGTGTGGCGTTACACCAGCGGCCGGGTCCTCGGAGGATGGGGCCCGCTGCTTTGTGTCTTCCTCGGCTCTCTGGTGGCCCTCCTGATGCCCCTGGTCGGTGTGGAGAACGAGTGCTGCGCCGCCCTGAAGGGTATCGCTCAGCTCCGCTGCCAGCTGTGGGGGAGCTCTCCGCAGCCTCCAACCGTGCAGTCCACCAGCCTCACCGTCCCCTTCACCGCCCTTGATCTGCTGCCTCAGAGGTCCAAGCCCAGCAAAGGTACTAACAAGAACAGGTGTCCTAATCCACCAAACTCACAGCTCAAATCAGTACCATATGTTATGGCGTCCTAAGAGTGACTTCATTAATCATTTACTACCAAggaaaaaatccaaacattcaCAGTTTCCAGGGTCGTAAATATGAGGTTTTTCTACTTTCCTTTGTATTTTGAGATTTCTGACTGCGTGGtgaacaagcaatttgaagacgtGTGCTCGGCCTCCTGGGAAATGCGATGGCCCTGTTCACACAGCGTTTTATGGGACCAATAACATCAATTAATcgcaaaacaggaaacaggttgATAGGCCTTAATTTGTAGCCCTAATCCTCTGTCATAGTAGTCTCATTTTGGGATATTAAATATTCGATTTCTGAATTATTTCTGGTATATAATGATCACTTCTGGAATCAtgatatttacatatatttatggaattattatattatatcttAATTATATAATATTGCCCAGCTCTGTTCTTGAAAAGACCTGCTGGGCTGTGACCTCTGTACTGTTTCACCTGTGATGGAGATGACAGTGtctgtcatgttgtgtttgcagagaTGGTGCTGGAGGCcaaagcagcactgcagcaggctCTGGAGATGAAGAAAATGGGGAAGAGGGAGAAGGCTCACAAGCTGCTGGTGCATGCTCTGAGCATAAACCCTGACTTTGTGGATGCCCTGACGGAGCTGGGGACCattctggaggaggagaaggatgtTGTCCAGGCAGATCACCTCTACACCAAGGCCTTGGCCATCTCCCCGTGTAATGAGCGGGCTCTGGTCAGCCGAGACAGAACTCTTCCCCTGGTGGAAGAGATCGACCAGCGTTACTTTGGCATCATTGACAGTAAAGTGCGCAGGCTTATGTCCATTCCTAAGGGCAACTCTGCACTCCGCCGAGTGATGGAAGAAACCTACTACCACCACATCTACCACACAGTGGCCATTGAAGGCAGCACGCTCACTCTGTCTGAAATCCGCCACATCATTGAAACCCGCTACGCCGTCCCTGGGAAGAGTCTGCAGGAGCAGAACGAGGCCATCGGCGTGGATGCGGCCATGAAGTACATCAACACCACGCTTTTGTCCAGATCGGGAGCCATCACTGTTAGTGACATCCTGGAGATTCACCGGCGGGTGCTCGGCTATGTGGACCccgtggagggagggaggctgcGCACCAGCCAGGTGTTTGTGGGTCACCACATCCCGCCCCACCCTCAggacctgcagagacacatgcaGGAGCTGGTTCAGTGGCTCAACTCTGACGAGGCCCTGCAGCTGCACCCTGTGGAGTATGCAGCTCTCGCCCATTACAAACTGGTGTATGTGCACCCATTTGTAGACGGCAACGGACGCACGTCACGCCTGCTCATGAACCTTGTTCTCATGCAAGCTCGATACCCACCGATCACAATTCGCAAGGAACAAAGGGCTGAATATTATGCAGCTCTAGACACAGCAAATGAGGGTGATGTGAGGCCTTTCATTCGCTTTATAGCCAAATGTACAGAGATAACATTGGACACATTGTTGATTTCTACAACAGAGCACGCCGTGGGGCTGCCAGGCGCCAGCCAGGACCAGGCCTGTCCTGACTGCAAACAGACCATCCCAATCCACAACTGAGctggagacaggagaggaaaagaagcatGAGACACTAGCATGCAGAGATAACCTCAGAGATAACAACAATATTGTTGTAAAATGTGTTGAATTGCTTTGCAACTGGGTGGTCATGTCCCAACTTACTGTCCCTGTGCCTCAGTTTGGGTTCTGTACCTGCTGAATTCACTGAAACTGCTGCAGGATGTTGAATTGAAATCtgattttggtttgtttaggTTTGCTCTTTTTTCCCGCACAGTGAAAagcccccccaccacacacacacacacacacacacattttagttTGTAACCATAGTCCAGTTGAAGTCTAATGCATTTTGATCCCCATCAGAATCCAATCTTAAGTTTGACTACTGCTGATGTGAGGAAACACAGCTTTCTTACCATGTCATTTGACTTGCGATGCATCAGTGATTTCCACTGCAAATGTGTAGTGTCTGAACATTCGGTTCACCATCTTTGGCATGAAGATGATGTCTTGTAACACTGTAAAGCActttcatatattttatttattttattttaaaataaaagagttGTATTAACTTTCATTATGTCTTTAGATTATAAGCTTTTAGAATGAACAACGCTGTGGGTGTCAGTGGGATCCATTATGATTTACATGACTTTATTAAAACAAGTTTTagaccagaaaaaaacatgacatgacattttctttttttttttttttacaggaccCAAAAACACAAGGGTAGAAAAGGCTAAATGATGAAACAAGCAGGGAAATAAATAGtgattgaacaaaaaaaagccacttATTATTCACCTCTATACCAAATTCAAAACATCGACTATAGAAATTATACAAAACAACGCCAATGCACACATACCACCTTTGCTAAGGTGGAGGGTGACTTCTAGAGAGCaacatatttagatttttttttttaatttttaaaggtTAGGCCACTTTGGTGAGAGCAATACATATAGCTTGTATTCCATCTGTTTTGAAAACatagatttatatttattacaAACTATGGTGACCTTTTTGAAATTAGCATACTGAACGTTATGGACACAGAGTCATCGCTATTCAAACAAGGCAAGTGGACCAACGGACACATGGTTGACTCCTAACACAGGGAAACAGCAATGGAAAAACTGCATAGATTCTCTTGTGTCGAAAGGAGCTGCAGACCTGCTGCCTGGTGGCAGTGGCCTCTTAGCCGTGAGCAAACTGTGGCTCATTTAACACTGAGCTCATACAGAGGGTGAGATCAGCTTTACTGAAAACATGAAGGGAAACCAGGTCCAAACCACATTTATAAAACTGTACTACTACTGTCCACAGGTACTTTCTAACATTTAATGGTTATAATCTAACTCTTTTTTAACACCTAAAACTAATTCATGTCTTTTCAGGGCTGCAAATGATTattagaaaactgaaaaaggcCCATCACAATGTCCTGGAGTCTCAGGTCatcaaatgtcttattttgtcctTGCAATAGTCTCGATCCTGAATACATTCAATTTACCTTAAtgtaagaaaaggaaaagtctCACATTTGAAACACTGGAAATAGAATGTTatacattttcctttaaaatggaTTTAAAGGATTcattatcaaaacagttgccagttgattttctgtcaatcaaccaGTCGTTGCCACTCTAGGCTGTTAGGCCAATTAACTAATGCTAACTTGCTGGACCCTCTAGCATCATAATACTGATGATTACAAGCATACTGTAACTCAGAGATGTATTATGCAAAAGTAATGAGTTAGTCGTGGtttacagtcaaaaaaaaaaaactttgctaGCCTTGTTAGCTGTGTCCTCAGAGGTC
This genomic window contains:
- the ficd gene encoding protein adenylyltransferase FICD translates to MAAVTVWRYTSGRVLGGWGPLLCVFLGSLVALLMPLVGVENECCAALKGIAQLRCQLWGSSPQPPTVQSTSLTVPFTALDLLPQRSKPSKEMVLEAKAALQQALEMKKMGKREKAHKLLVHALSINPDFVDALTELGTILEEEKDVVQADHLYTKALAISPCNERALVSRDRTLPLVEEIDQRYFGIIDSKVRRLMSIPKGNSALRRVMEETYYHHIYHTVAIEGSTLTLSEIRHIIETRYAVPGKSLQEQNEAIGVDAAMKYINTTLLSRSGAITVSDILEIHRRVLGYVDPVEGGRLRTSQVFVGHHIPPHPQDLQRHMQELVQWLNSDEALQLHPVEYAALAHYKLVYVHPFVDGNGRTSRLLMNLVLMQARYPPITIRKEQRAEYYAALDTANEGDVRPFIRFIAKCTEITLDTLLISTTEHAVGLPGASQDQACPDCKQTIPIHN